The segment CGGCCGCGGAGTGCCCCATGGCCTCCGCGTCCGCCGCGCCCGCGTCCGGCGATGCGCACGCGATGCACGGCGCCGCGGGCCACCACGGCGGCCACCACGCGGACGCGGACGATCCCGGGCCGCGGCATTCGCACGCGCCGGGACAGCGCGCCGAGTGCGGCATCGTGATGTCGTGCGGCGCGGCCGTCGTCGTCGCCGGCGAGATCGACGTCCCCGCACCCTCCGCATCGGCCGACGCGCCGGTGCGGACGCCAGCGCTTTACGCATCTCCCTTCATCGCCATTGTCTCACCCCCTCCACGACTCGCGCTCCCGGCCTGACCGCGCGCCCCGCGACGGGCGCTAGACCGAGGATCGCAAACGAGAGAGTGGAGATGGGACAGAGAAGGATCGGCGCGGCCCTGCTGATGGGGGCTGCCGCCGCCGCGTTGGCGTTCGGCCGCGCGGAAGCACAGGTGCGGCCGGACACGTCGCACGCCGCGCATCACCCGGCGCCGCGGGATACATCGCGCGCGGCACACGCGGGGCACGACATGGGGGCGATGCCGGGGATGACGCCCGTGCGCGACACGCTCCCCACGCCGCTGCAGCACGCGGGACTGCACGACGCCATGAGCGGCCGCCGCCACGCCGGGATGAAGCACGAGATGCTGATGCGCGAGTTCGCCGGGGGGTGGCAGCTTCTCGGCATGGCGCAGGCGTTCGCGATGACCACCTGGGCCGCGCCGCGCGACGCGGACAACCCGCTGCACGACACCGAGTCGTACCTCACCCAGCCCGCGGCGATGGTGAACGTGCTGAGCCCCGGCGCCACCGTCGCGCTGCGCACCACGCTGAACTTCGAGGCGCTCACCCAGCCGCAGGGCGAGATCGCCTTCGGCGGGTGGGGCGAGGGATTCATCGACCGGCGGCACCCGCACACCTTCCTGCACGAGGCGGTGCTCAGCCTCAACCTGTGGGACGTGGGCGGCGGCGCGCTCTCCTTCTCCGCCGGGAAGGGGTTCGCGCCGTACGGAACGGACGATCCGATGTCGCGCCCAGTGGCGAAGTATCCCACCAACCACCACCTTTCGCAGATCCTGGAGCGGTGGCTGGTGATGGGCCAGTATCTCCGCGGCCCGTGGAGCGTGGAGGCGAGCGTGTTCGGCGGACAGGAGCCGGACGGGCCGTGGGACCTGGGAAACCTCTCCTCCTTCGGCAACTCCTTCTCCGGACGGGTGATGCGGCGCTTCGGGGGGACGGGGACCACGGCGCCGTGGGAGCTCTCCGCCTCCTTCGGCAGCGTGGCCGAGGAGCACGCGGGGACGACGGAGCGCACGCGGCTGTACAACGGCAGCATCCGCCACTCCGGCGCGCACTCGTTCGGCGGCATCTACGCCATGGCCGAGGCCTCGGTCAGCGACCCCGGCGACGGCGACGGCTTCTGGTCGGTGCTGGGCGAGACGCAGGTCCGCATCGCCCGGCACCGCCCGTACTACCGGATCGAGCTGGCGACGCGGCCGGAGTATCTCCGCGAGGACGTGGTGGGGACCGAGGGCTTCTTCCGCTACGACCACGACGCCCACCCGGTGGGCGCGTCGCGCTGGCTGATCAGCTCGCTGGGGTACGAGTTCGACCTTTCCGGCGGCGGCGTGGCCACGCGGCCGTTCGTCGAGGTGCAGCACAACCGCGTCTCGCGCGAGCGGGGCCCCGTTCCCGCCGCGCTGCTGGACGGGGAGAACTTCTGGAGCGTGTCCGCCGGCTTCCGCCTGTTCTTCGGCGGAGGGCCCATGCGCATGGGGAGCTACGGCGCGCTCGACGACATGACCCTGATGCACCACCCGCTCGACGGGATGGATTCCATGCCCGCGATGGGCCACTGACCGGTCCGATGCCCCGCTTCCCCGCCCCGCGCGCGGCGTTCGCCGCGCTCCTGCTCGCCGCCACGTTGGTGCGCCCCGCCCCCGCGGCGGCGCACACGCGCCTCCAGTCCTCGTCCCCCCATGACAGGGAGACGGTGGGCGACACGCTGCGCACCATCCGCCTCCGCTTCAGCGAGGCGGTGGCGCCGGCGATGTCGATGCTGGAGCTGTCGATGTACGATTCCGTCGTCGTGAGCGGGGCGATGGCCGTCGGGGCGGAGGGAGACGCGAAGGTGCTCGAGTTCGCCCTCCCCGGCGCGCTCGATCCCGGCACCTACCGCGTGTCGTGGCACGCGGCGTCGGCGGACGGGCACGTGATCCGCGGCAGCTTCCGGTTCTTGGTCGTCGAGACGACTCCTTCCTCGCCGGTCGCCTCCTCGCTGGTCGCGGCGCAGGACGCGCCGGCGGCGGACGAGCAGGCGGCGGGGGGGGACGAGGAGGCGGAGTCGGACGCCGCGCGGCCGCTGCCGGTGGCGGTGCGGTGGGCGGAGTTCCTGGCGCTGCTGGGGATGATCGGCGCCGTCGCGTTCAACCTGCTGGTGGTGCGGCGCGTCCGCGGCGGCGAGGGGATGGAGCGCATCGCCGACCGCGCGGCGTACGGCGCGTGGCACCTGGCGCTCGCGGCGGCGGCGCTGTCGCTGCTGACGCTGCTGGCGCGGCTGTGGCTGCAGTCCGCCGAGCTGAACGGCCCCGACCAGGCGTTCGACGGCGAGATGATGCGGGCGCTGCTGACCGGCACCGTGTGGGGGAGCGGGTGGATCCTGCAGGCGGTGGGAACGGTGGCGTATTTCCTGGGATTGATGGTGGCGCGCGCGCCGCACGGCCGCTCGACCGGATGGATGGGCGCCGCCGTGGCCGCGCTGCTGCTGGCCGCCGTCCCCGCGCTCAGCGGCCACGCCGCGGCCGAGGAGAAGGCGACGGCGGTCGCCATCGCCAGCGACTGGCTGCACGTGCTGGGCGCCGGCGTGTGGCTGGGGACGTTGGCGACGGTGATGCTGGCCGGCCTTCCCGCCGCGGCGTTCGCGCACGAGGGGGAGGGGACGGCTGGGTTTGCGCGGATGGTGGCGGCGTTCTCGCCGGTCGCGCTCGCCGGCGCGGGCACGGCGGGGGTGACGGGGGTGGTGAGCGCGCTCTTCCATATCACCGCCGTTGGCGACCTGTGGAACACGAGCTACGGCGTGATGCTGCTGATCAAGCTGGCCCTGCTGGGGATCGTCGCGGCGATCGGCTTCCACAACTGGCGCACCGTCCTGCCGTCGCTGCACGCGTCCGAGTCTCCCACGCGCCTGCGCCGCACCGCCGCCGCCGAGCTCGCCACCGGCGTCGTCGTAGTCCTCGTCACCGCCATCCTCGTCGCCCTCCCGCCGCCGTAAACAGAAGGGTCTCACGCAGAGGGCGCAGAGCTACCGAACGAGCTCTCTGCGACCTCTGCGCCCTCTGCGTGAGATTCTTCTTTATTTTCTTCAGGCCGCGACCAGCTCCGGCTCCTTCCGCTTGGGGCGATTCATGATGTGCACGGCCTCGCCGAGGGCGTGCTTGAAGGCTTCCATCACCCCCTCGCCAAGGGTGGGGTGGGGGTGGATGGTGAGCGCCACGTCCTCGGGCGACGCCATCATCTCCAGCGCGAACGACGCCTCGCCGATCAGCTCGCTGGCCTCGGGGCCGACGATCTGCACCCCGATCACCCGCTCCTGGTCGGCGACGATCTTGATGAACCCGTCCGTCTCCACCAGCGACATCGCCCGCCCGCTGGCGCCGAACGGGAACTTGCCGATGGTGACGTCCAGCCCGCGCCGCTTCGCCTCCGCCTCGCCGATGCCGACGGTGGCGATCTCGGGGTCGGTGAACACCGCCGCGGGCATCGCCAGCCAGTCGCGCCGGGCGTAGCGGCCGGCGATCACCTCCGCCGCCACCTCGGCCTCGCGGAAGGCCTTGTGCGCCAGGTACGGCCCGCCGGCGACGTCGCCCACCGCGAAGATCCCCTCCACGCTGGTCATCGCCCGCTCGTCCACCGCCATGTGCCCGCGCGCGTCCAGCCGCACGCCCACGTTCTCCAGCCCCAGCCCAGCCGTGTTGGGGACGAAGCCGACCGCGACGAGCACCTTCTCCGCCTCGATGGTCCGCGTGGCGCCGTCGTGCTCCACGGTGACGGCGGCCCGCCCGCCGCGATCCTCCCAGCGCACCGCCTTCGCGCTCGTCAGGATCTCGCCGCCGCGCTTGCGCAGCTTCCGCTCGACGACCCGGACGAGATCCGCGTCCACGCCGGGAAGGAGCGCGTCCGTCAGCTCCACGACTGTGAGCTTCGTCCCCAGCCGCTGGTACATCATCCCCAGTTCCAGCCCGATCACCCCGCCGCCGATCACCAGCAGCGACTCGGGGATGGAGGTGAGATCCACCGCGTCGCGGGCGGTGATGACGCGCTCGTGGTCCGGCTCGAACCCAGGCACAGTGGCCAGCCGCGCCCCGGTCGCCAGGACGACGGCGTCCGCGGCGTAGCGTTCGATCGACCCATCCGTGGCGACGACCTCGACGGTGCGTGCGTCCAGCAGCCGCGCGGCACCGAAGACGACCTCGCCGCCGTTGCCGCGGATCAGCGTGCCGACGTTGGTCGTCAGCCGGTCCACGATCCCGCCCTTCCAGCGCTGCGTGGCCGCGAAGTCGATGCGCGGCTCCGCGCTGATCCCCATCACCCCCGCCTCGCGCACGCGGCCGACCAGGCCGGCGGCGGTGATCAGCGCCTTGCTGGGGATGCACCCCCAGTTCAGGCACACGCCGCCGAGCGACTCGCGCTCCACGCACAGCACGCGCTTGCCCAGCTGCGCCAGGCGGATGGCCGCCGTGTAGCCGCCCGGCCCGCCGCCGACCACGATCGCGTCGTAGCTCCTCGCCTCCATCCTCCCACCTCCTCCAGTGAGACCGAACGGTCTCTTCACGGGCAAATAAAAAGAGCGGCTGCGCCTCAGGGGGCGCGGACGCTCTCGTCCAGGTACCACTCCAGGTGCGCTGCCGCGCGGCGGGCGTGCTCCGGGTCGTCGTACAGCTTCGACAGCATCACCGCGCCCTCGAGCGTGGAGATCAGCACCGACGCCA is part of the Longimicrobium sp. genome and harbors:
- a CDS encoding copper resistance protein CopC, whose protein sequence is MPRFPAPRAAFAALLLAATLVRPAPAAAHTRLQSSSPHDRETVGDTLRTIRLRFSEAVAPAMSMLELSMYDSVVVSGAMAVGAEGDAKVLEFALPGALDPGTYRVSWHAASADGHVIRGSFRFLVVETTPSSPVASSLVAAQDAPAADEQAAGGDEEAESDAARPLPVAVRWAEFLALLGMIGAVAFNLLVVRRVRGGEGMERIADRAAYGAWHLALAAAALSLLTLLARLWLQSAELNGPDQAFDGEMMRALLTGTVWGSGWILQAVGTVAYFLGLMVARAPHGRSTGWMGAAVAALLLAAVPALSGHAAAEEKATAVAIASDWLHVLGAGVWLGTLATVMLAGLPAAAFAHEGEGTAGFARMVAAFSPVALAGAGTAGVTGVVSALFHITAVGDLWNTSYGVMLLIKLALLGIVAAIGFHNWRTVLPSLHASESPTRLRRTAAAELATGVVVVLVTAILVALPPP
- the lpdA gene encoding dihydrolipoyl dehydrogenase, whose protein sequence is MEARSYDAIVVGGGPGGYTAAIRLAQLGKRVLCVERESLGGVCLNWGCIPSKALITAAGLVGRVREAGVMGISAEPRIDFAATQRWKGGIVDRLTTNVGTLIRGNGGEVVFGAARLLDARTVEVVATDGSIERYAADAVVLATGARLATVPGFEPDHERVITARDAVDLTSIPESLLVIGGGVIGLELGMMYQRLGTKLTVVELTDALLPGVDADLVRVVERKLRKRGGEILTSAKAVRWEDRGGRAAVTVEHDGATRTIEAEKVLVAVGFVPNTAGLGLENVGVRLDARGHMAVDERAMTSVEGIFAVGDVAGGPYLAHKAFREAEVAAEVIAGRYARRDWLAMPAAVFTDPEIATVGIGEAEAKRRGLDVTIGKFPFGASGRAMSLVETDGFIKIVADQERVIGVQIVGPEASELIGEASFALEMMASPEDVALTIHPHPTLGEGVMEAFKHALGEAVHIMNRPKRKEPELVAA